The genomic interval GCCGCGCGGCACTTTCACATTCGTCCGCAGTTGCAGAGCGACATGCGTCGCATCGCTCGCATCGTCTCCGGACGCGGCATCGGGCTCGTGCTGTCGGGCGGCGGTGCGCGCGGCTTCGCCCATGTCGGGGTCATCAAGGCGCTGGAAGAAGCCGGCATTCCCGTCGACATGCTCGGCGGCAGCTCGATCGGCGCGGTGATGGGCATGGTGCTGGCGCTCGGACGCAGCGCGGACGAGGTCGCAGCCGCCGTCCGCAAGGCGTTCCCCCTGCATCCGACGGGCAACGTGACCGGCGACTACAACTTCATCCCGCTGGTGTCGCTGATCAAGGGCGCGCGTTCGCGCAGCGCGACGGCGCAGGCCGTGCGCGATGCCACCGGCCAGGATGCGGTCGACAGCGAGGATTGCTGGACCACCTTCTTCACGATGGCGTCGGACTTCTCGACCGGCCGCGAAGCCGTGCTGCTGCGCGGCGACCTTGTCCGCAACGTCGGCGCAAGCTACGCGATCCCCGGCGCACTGCCGCCGGTGTTCGTCGGCGGCCACATGATGTACGACGGCGGCACGTTCAATAATTTTCCGGTCGATGTGATGGCGCAGCTCGGCGCCGGCCGCATCATCGGCGTCGATCTCTCGGTCGACCGCGAGCAGGTGTTCGACATCGACGGCGTGCCGGGAGTGCTCGCCTTGCTGCGCGACAAGCTCAGGCCGCGCGCGAAGCGACGCTACCCTCTGCCGAGCGTGCCGGAGACGCTGCTGCGGTCGTCCTTCATCACCTCGCTTTCGAAGCAGAAGGCGATGGGACAGTTCACCGACCTGTTGTTCCGGCCGCGCATCGCCGAAGGTCGCCTGCTGGACTGGAGTCGTTTCGAGGAAGTGGTCGCCGCCGGCTACAGCCAGGCGAGGCAGGTGCTGGCCGGCCTGACCGACGAGCAGCGGGAGACGTTCCAATAGCGAGGCGTGAAATCCGGCTTTCCGCCGGTGCTACTCGTCCCGATAGATCTTTTCGCGCTTCTCGTGACGCTCCTGGGCCTCGACCGAGAGCGTCGCGATCGGACGGGCCTCAAGCCGCTTCAGCGAGATCGGCTCGCCGGTTTCCTCGCAATAGCCGTAGGTGTTGTCCTCGATCCGCTGCAAGGCGGCGTCGATCTTGGAAATCAGCTTGCGCTGCCGGTCGCGGGCCCGCAGTTCGATGGCGCGGTCTGTTTCTGAGGACGCGCGATCCGCGAGATCGGGATGATTGACGTTTTCTTCCTGAAGCGTCTGCAGCGTGACCTTCGATTCCCGGAGGATTTCGTCCTTCCATGCCAGCAGCTTGGCGCGGAAATACTCACGCTGGCGCTCATTCATGAACGGCTCTTTGTCGGAGGGCCTGTAATTCTTCAATTTTTCAAAATGCATTCCATAGCCCGTGCAAGGCGCCGGACGGTCCGGCTGCGGCGGAGCTTATATAGCGGCCGTCTGTGACAAACAATATCGCAGCGCCGAAAGACGCGGCCCCGACAGTTCGGGCGATGGAAATCCAGCCATTTATAGCCCTGCCCGGCCAGAAACCGGTCGATCCCGGACCGGAACCGGCCGGCCCGCAACCGCCGCGATAGCGTTTTCGAGCGAAGCACGTCCTCGGGCTTGACCCGGGGACGGGTACCGGTTCGCGTCAAGAAAACGCGTCAAAATAAAAGGCGCCCGATGGCGAGGGGAACCTTCAACTCGGCCCGTTCCGCCGGAGCAGATCGAGGCAGGCTTCTCCGGCCCCGGCGCGCCTTGCGGCTCTCAGTATTGCCCGGCTTTGGCGAGTTCGACCTCGACCCGCAATTCGATCTCCGACAGCACCTCATCGAGACCGGCATCGCCAGAGGACGATTTCAGATCGGCGGCGGCGGCGCGCAGCCGCGTCACCGTCGAGGAGTCGAAATTACCGGACAGCAGGCCGATCTTGAGATCGTCGAGC from Nitrobacter sp. NHB1 carries:
- the dksA gene encoding RNA polymerase-binding protein DksA, yielding MNERQREYFRAKLLAWKDEILRESKVTLQTLQEENVNHPDLADRASSETDRAIELRARDRQRKLISKIDAALQRIEDNTYGYCEETGEPISLKRLEARPIATLSVEAQERHEKREKIYRDE
- a CDS encoding patatin-like phospholipase family protein yields the protein MTPETDPDLQQRDALLQTVLRSYFASASAGILRTIQSEAEYVHLASGMTLLHQGDISDDVYLVVSGRLQAFSETESGVRKILGEIGRGETVGELALLTGEPRSATVVAVRDTLLVKVTRATIERAIMQDPKIEMSMMRTVIRRFRHHERERQAPLVPVNICILPVTSGLDSADFAQSLRDAQAAEARPVTVVTADDIAERFGTTPAHPAGRRHDALAGYIDEIEARSRAVYLAADGHNTAWTRFCLRHADEILLLADAGREPDRSAVERACLSPAAPLSIARQTLVLLHKADTTSPTGTARWLDVRPAARHFHIRPQLQSDMRRIARIVSGRGIGLVLSGGGARGFAHVGVIKALEEAGIPVDMLGGSSIGAVMGMVLALGRSADEVAAAVRKAFPLHPTGNVTGDYNFIPLVSLIKGARSRSATAQAVRDATGQDAVDSEDCWTTFFTMASDFSTGREAVLLRGDLVRNVGASYAIPGALPPVFVGGHMMYDGGTFNNFPVDVMAQLGAGRIIGVDLSVDREQVFDIDGVPGVLALLRDKLRPRAKRRYPLPSVPETLLRSSFITSLSKQKAMGQFTDLLFRPRIAEGRLLDWSRFEEVVAAGYSQARQVLAGLTDEQRETFQ